TTTGCATGTGACTAATGTTGCGGATGTGGAACGTCGTAACAAGAGAAAGTACCTGGCTTATGTTGCAGTGATTGTTGCTGCATTCCTGGGCTTGAGCGCTTACTTGAATTTGAACGGCGTTCCTGCAGCCCTGGATGGCGTTTTCCCTGATTCTTACCTCAACTTGATTGGGGCAAAGGGAACTTCAGCAAACAAGACGGCCCCTGCCGGTCCGACGGTCGAAGAGGTGGCCAAACAGCGTGAAGCGATTGCCAAGGCTCGTGCTGCAATGCCTGTGAGCGATATTGTAAACGAAATCAAGCCTCAAGCGTTGTTTAATAATAAACGAACAAGCTATAGCGGCTATCTTCCGCTTGAAAAACTCTCGTTCCAGAAAAAGGCTCTTCCGAAGTTCTTGACGTTCCTCAACACGTCTGCTCCGGATGATATCGGATTCTCGGAATGTGTGTTCCAGGCTCCGAACTATTATTACTTGCGCGGTATTGCGATGAAGGCTTCGTCGCAGCACACGCTTATGGATAGGCTTAAAGCGGTGAGTCGGCAGTTCCAGTCTCCGATTGCCTCGGAAGCGGCGACGGAAGTGGCTGCGTTTGGTCAGTTCAATGTGACGGACGTGCAGCTCAATGCAATTCGTAACTTTGTTGCAACAAACGAAATTGCAGCTGAAGTTAGGGCGCTTAAGTCACTCGCTGCTACAAACAAGGTTCAACTGAAGGGCTTGGAAAAGCCTGTCGTCGAAGACTTTGGCGTGTTTAAACGTTATGCGTACAACGTGACGACGACCGCAGACTTCGCTGATTTGCTGAACTTCTTGAATGTTTTTTCGGAATCCCCAATTCGTATGGGCGTGCCTAAGGCAGACCTGAGGTTTGCTAAGAAAAATCTGGTCACTGCGCTACGTATTGAAATGTTAGTACTCCACTAGTATGCCGATTCGAATTACTGGTGGTTCTTTGCGGGGGCGCAACATCGAGTCCCCGGATACCATGAAAACACGTCCGACAGCTTCCCGCACGAGGGAAGCTCTCTTTAACATTTTGCAGGGCGTCGATGGTTTCCGTATGTTAGACCTTTTTGCCGGCAGTGGCATTATGGGGCTTGAGGCGTTGAGCCGTGGGGCCGCTAGTGTGACTGCTGTGGAACTTGCGCGTCCGCAGGCGAAGATGATAGAGCGCTCGTACAAGTCGGTCGGTATGGATTCCAGGCTAAAGCTCTTGGAAACGAGTGTGCTTACGCTCAAGAAAGAAATTGTCTGTGCCGATGGCGGTTTTGATTTGATTTATGCGGATCCGCCGTTTAAGGACATGGATTACCCGGACTTGCGACCGTTTATCGAGTGGCTGAATCCTGGTGGCGTGGCTGTTTTTGAGGCTCCGAGCCGCAAGTTGCCCGAATGGGCGAAGGGTGAGGATTTTCAGGGGCAAGTTCGCCGCTATGGAGAATCTTCGTTGATAATTTTCAGGAAATAAAGGGATAACGCTAGTTTAGAGTTCTGAGCTACTAGTTACTAGAAATGTCTATATTGCAATTTCTAGTAACTATTAACTATCGACTAGTAACTATTTTTGTAAATTATACCACATGGTGTGGAAATCTAAAGCACAGAGTAAAACGATTGTGGAGGATGGCTGCGGACGCCGTGTGGCGGTCTTTGCGGGCTCCTTTGACCCATTTACAGCCGGTCATTTTGACCTTGTA
The sequence above is a segment of the Fibrobacter sp. UBA4297 genome. Coding sequences within it:
- the rsmD gene encoding 16S rRNA (guanine(966)-N(2))-methyltransferase RsmD; translated protein: MPIRITGGSLRGRNIESPDTMKTRPTASRTREALFNILQGVDGFRMLDLFAGSGIMGLEALSRGAASVTAVELARPQAKMIERSYKSVGMDSRLKLLETSVLTLKKEIVCADGGFDLIYADPPFKDMDYPDLRPFIEWLNPGGVAVFEAPSRKLPEWAKGEDFQGQVRRYGESSLIIFRK